From one Bradyrhizobium sp. Ash2021 genomic stretch:
- a CDS encoding methyl-accepting chemotaxis protein: MAFGLFRKRVPEPAAPAVEPKVPASAAVADAAASSESDSAKEILELLELELGAMIRQLERAAGSVASGAEATAATLSTIRQRTDALTGRTSAAQSTATTFSQAADKFTHSAQGIGAQVRDAGKLADLASDAAREASANVDRLRESSAAIGNVVNLIAQIARQTTLLALNSTIEAARAGDAGRGFAVVATEVKALAVQTQHATEEITKKIEALQKDAAGSVDAVHRISQAIEAIRPVFENVNGAVAEQNQTTGEMSENAASASHFIVSVGDSATEIGSATKEAEAHGENVAKAGQAVTTFAQKLKSRCAVLLRQGERTDHRKGEKLPCNLKIEIQTARGPISAPVYEISMEGILVCGPAADGLPQHQSLSATLQDIGACRIRIGERTNAGAQARFEAPNAELSEKIEDKLWSIRDENTEFVTRAMEAGAALTRIFESGVASGAISIEDMFDTDYVEIAGTNPVQHRSKILDWADGTLPPFQEAFLARDPRMAFCVMIDRNGYLPVHNKIYSHPQRPGDVAFNTANSRNRRIFNDTAGLAAGRNQRTYLIQSYARDMGNGKTVMMREIDVPVRVNGRHWGGFRTAYRL; this comes from the coding sequence ATGGCGTTCGGTTTGTTTCGAAAGCGAGTGCCGGAACCGGCTGCGCCTGCCGTCGAACCCAAGGTTCCGGCAAGCGCCGCCGTGGCCGACGCAGCCGCCTCCTCCGAGAGTGATTCGGCCAAGGAAATCCTCGAACTGCTGGAACTCGAACTCGGCGCCATGATCCGCCAGCTCGAGCGCGCGGCCGGTTCGGTCGCCAGCGGCGCCGAAGCGACCGCGGCGACGCTGTCCACCATCCGCCAGCGTACCGACGCCCTCACCGGCCGCACCAGCGCCGCGCAGTCCACGGCGACGACATTCTCGCAGGCCGCCGACAAATTCACCCATTCGGCACAGGGCATAGGAGCGCAGGTACGCGACGCCGGCAAGCTCGCGGATCTCGCCAGCGACGCCGCCCGCGAAGCCAGCGCCAATGTGGATCGCTTAAGGGAGTCCTCCGCCGCCATCGGCAATGTCGTCAATCTGATTGCACAGATTGCGCGGCAAACCACGCTGCTGGCGCTCAACTCCACCATCGAGGCAGCGCGCGCCGGCGACGCCGGCCGCGGCTTTGCCGTGGTCGCCACCGAGGTCAAGGCGCTCGCGGTGCAGACCCAGCACGCCACCGAGGAAATCACCAAAAAGATCGAAGCGCTGCAGAAGGATGCCGCGGGTTCGGTCGATGCGGTGCATCGGATTTCGCAGGCGATCGAGGCGATCCGGCCGGTATTCGAGAACGTCAACGGCGCTGTGGCCGAGCAGAACCAGACCACCGGCGAAATGTCCGAGAACGCCGCCTCCGCTTCCCATTTCATCGTCTCGGTCGGCGACAGCGCCACCGAGATCGGCAGCGCGACCAAGGAAGCCGAGGCGCATGGCGAGAACGTCGCCAAAGCGGGCCAGGCGGTCACGACGTTCGCGCAGAAGCTCAAATCGCGCTGCGCCGTGCTGCTGCGCCAGGGCGAGCGGACGGACCACCGCAAGGGCGAAAAGCTGCCCTGCAACCTCAAGATCGAAATCCAGACCGCGCGCGGCCCGATCAGTGCGCCGGTCTATGAGATTTCCATGGAAGGCATCCTGGTCTGCGGCCCCGCTGCCGACGGCCTGCCGCAACACCAGAGCCTCAGTGCGACGCTGCAGGACATCGGCGCCTGCAGGATTCGGATCGGCGAACGCACCAACGCGGGCGCGCAGGCACGGTTCGAGGCGCCGAATGCCGAGCTCAGCGAAAAGATCGAAGACAAATTGTGGTCGATCCGCGACGAGAACACCGAATTCGTCACCCGCGCTATGGAAGCCGGCGCAGCGCTGACCAGGATCTTCGAAAGCGGGGTCGCAAGCGGCGCCATCTCCATCGAAGACATGTTCGATACCGACTATGTCGAGATCGCAGGCACCAACCCGGTCCAGCATCGCAGCAAGATTCTGGACTGGGCGGATGGTACGCTGCCACCGTTCCAGGAAGCCTTCCTTGCCAGGGATCCGCGCATGGCGTTCTGCGTGATGATCGATCGCAATGGCTACCTGCCGGTGCACAACAAGATCTACTCGCACCCGCAGCGCCCCGGCGACGTCGCCTTCAACACCGCCAACAGCCGCAACCGCCGCATCTTCAACGACACGGCGGGCCTGGCCG